One window from the genome of Dermacentor silvarum isolate Dsil-2018 chromosome 7, BIME_Dsil_1.4, whole genome shotgun sequence encodes:
- the LOC125946774 gene encoding tigger transposable element-derived protein 4-like, whose amino-acid sequence MALSFKTISGESAAVNREVCTDWQQGRLQEILRNYEPRDVFNADEMGFFYKVLPSKTLAFKGEACTGVQCSKDRITVLVGANMAGDEKLKLLVVGKSKHPRCFKGVRDLPIMYHANGRAWMTMAIFENWLREEDARFSKQGRKVVFIADNCPAHGKVEGLKSITLEFLPANAVIQPMNQGVIQNIKVLYRRQLLHRMLLCTDNGKSYKTDLLSAIHILAHAWEQMQETTLQTCFHHAGFEAQEQILHEEEIPADADADAIFTQVVPSAPFMWQEYEAIDDNLSTCREESLEELIAEAQGEDQPSSSDECDDLIPSAVVPDSAAKGAVELLQCYFECEGCPEFLASLSSMGIYFSEKEAQACQAYHN is encoded by the coding sequence ATGGCCTTGTCTTTTAAGACTATCTCAGGTGAGAGTGCCGCTGTCAACAGAGAAGTTTGCACCGACTGGCAACAAGGGCGGCTGCAGGAAATTTTGCGGAACTATGAGCCGCGGGACGTTTTCAACGCCGACGAGATGGGCTTTTTTTACAAGGTGCTTCCATCAAAGACTCTCGCCTTCAAAGGTGAAGCCTGTACAGGAGTACAATGCAGTAAGGATCGAATTACTGTACTGGTGGGCGCAAACATGGCAGGGGACGAGAAATTAAAGCTGTTGGTAGTGGGAAAGTCAAAGCACCCACGTTGTTTCAAGGGTGTTCGAGACCTTCCCATTATGTACCATGCTAACGGAAGAGCATGGATGACTATGGCAATTTTTGAAAACTGGCTACGGGAGGAAGATGCAAGATTTTCCAAGCAAGGCAGGAAGGTTGTCTTTATCGCGGATAATTGCCCTGCTCATGGCAAGGTGGAAGGATTGAAGTCGATCACTCTTGAATTCTTGCCAGCCAATGCTGTGATCCAGCCAATGAATCAAGGAGTAATTCAGAACATAAAAGTTCTTTACCGTCGCCAGCTGCTTCACCGAATGCTACTTTGCACAGACAATGGAAAGAGCTACAAAACAGATTTGTTGTCGGCAATCCACATCCTGGCCCATGCCTGGGAACAAATGCAGGAAACTACACTACAGACGTGCTTCCACCATGCAGGCTTTGAAGCACAAGAACAAATTCTTCATGAAGAGGAAATCCCTGCCGACGCTGATGCTGATGCCATATTCACTCAGGTAGTGCCCTCTGCCCCTTTTATGTGGCAGGAGTACGAGGCAATTGATGATAATTTGAGCACCTGTCGCGAGGAGAGCCTGGAGGAACTGATTGCTGAAGCACAAGGCGAAGATCAACCCTCCTCCAGTGATGAGTGCGATGACCTTATCCCGAGTGCGGTGGTGCCAGACAGTGCAGCTAAAGGAGCAGTCGAACTATTGCAGTGCTATTTTGAGTGTGAAGGGTGTCCAGAATTTCTGGCAAGCCTGTCAAGCATGGGCATTTACTTCAGTGAAAAAGAAGCTCAAGCATGCCAAGCATACCACAATTGA